DNA from Palaemon carinicauda isolate YSFRI2023 chromosome 26, ASM3689809v2, whole genome shotgun sequence:
atatatatggtgcaaacaagtacaatgtcgtacttccttgttatcttgaaaaggttccacaatgatgtaagacgtgtttgaaaacttggttttttttttaatatctacaaatatacaccaagttttcaaacacatcttatatcattgtggaaccttttcaagatatatatatatatacatatatatatatgtatatatatatacatatatataaatatatatatataaatatataaatatatatatatatatatatatatatatataatatatatatatatatatatatatatatatacatatatatataaatatatatatatatatacatatatatatatatatatatatatatatatatatatacatatatatatatatatatatatatatatatatatatatatatgtcctaattcctgTATGAAGATATGTGATGTACGTcatggtaaatgaactctataatcatgagaattccacaaaacctataactcagcatgttgttgtagcaagattgcattttgatagcgaagggTAGTTAGTTGTCTCTGTGCGCTCGAGTacacaaggctctcacctgagagagtgttagctgtgtacagtgtacttacgaaccttttgtaataaagtgaaaaaacccatgttccgatgtctcattatccgtcaacatgggacacacacacacacatatatatatacatatatatatatgtgtgtgtgtgtatatatacatatatatatatatatatatatatatatatatatatatatatatatatatgtgcgtgtgtatatatatatacatatatatatgtacatatatatatatatatatatatatatatatatatatatatatatgtgtgtgtgtgtgtgtgtgttatacatatatatatacatacatatatatatatatatatatatatatatatatgtctgtatgtacatatatgaatatatatatatatatatatatacatatatatatatatatatatatatatatatatatatacatatatatatataatcgaagaCAGCTTTTCCTCGGACAGATcgccctgcagatagttttcaggatgacagcagaaatacatttacttttctctatttgttgtttggtgtcgacacatgtttcagatcacttcgtgacccttcttcaggactacattgagtttcaAAACTACCATTCAATATAaaagttatggtggtgaaaatttgatgcaaaaatatttggaagatcggaaaatattaaaaaaaattaattaatgaaaactttagattatatgtgTACGAgaatttaaggtaatttttaaatacatatattatttttcaataggcttcacagaatttcatgaagctcccgATTCTATCCTTTGCAGTCGGACCGACGTCGGTTCCTCGGGAACTTCCTCTCTCGTTCAAAATAGACCAAATTGTAAAGCTTACACGTTCCGGCAGAAAATTGGTGtgagatctgcattgatctcggccTTGACTCAATTTGTGGCTGTGCCTCTCCTTACGACAAATTGTTGTCTCaatgctcctttattttctttgtaatgaaacagtttctgaactcctatccatgTCGTTTTTCTTTTTTCACCCATACAGCTCAAGCTTCCAAAGTTGCAGTGGGCTTGATACAGAGCTATTAAAACTGGTCTAATTTACAACGCAGCCTAGGACACGATTCTTACTCGCTAGCTCAAAAGTTTCATAGTTGAAGACAACGTTGATCCctgaatccagttcatctggaaccacATCATTCTCAACAAAAGCTTGAATTCTATTAggctccatcattctctccttGGTGAAGCACCCACTTTCATCCAGTTTATGCATGCCTTGCCACTTTTaaatatggtacttgggcatgttactctgcgtttataatgaatagataaccTCTCAggagcgtccaaaaatcgaagacagtttCTCCCAGGACAGATCGTTCTGCTGATATTTTaaggataacagcaaaaatacattttcttttctccattaattgttttgCTCTTTTTattctgtaatttattttttttttatttcttggaaatcttaatgtatttataaatgtatgtatttttctgtttgcatcattaaattaattttactaatttcaCAGATGCATTCCGAAAGCTTGTGTAATCGTAAAAAACATAggtctcacatacacacacacacacatataaatatatatatatatatatatatatatatatatatatacacatatatatatatctatctatctatctatctatatttatatatatatatgtatatatatatactgtatactgcatatatgtatgtgtgtatatgtatatatatatatatatatatatatatatatatatatatatatatatatatatatagggatatatatatatatatatatatatatatatatatatatatagtatatatatatacataatatatacataaatatagatacatatagatatatataatatatatacatatatatagatatacatataaatatcgatatatatatacagatatatatatatatatatatatatgcacatatatataaatatatatatgcatatttatatacatatacatgtatatatctatatatacatatatatatgcatatatatatatatatatatatatatatatatatatatatatatatatatatatatatatatatatcatatatatatacatacatataaatatatatatatatatatatatatatatatacgtatatatatatatatatatatatatatataagtatatatatatatagaaatacacacacacacacacacatatatatatatatatatatatatatatatatttatatatatacatatatatatatatatatatatatatatatatatatatatatatagaaatacacacacacacgcgcacatatatatatatatatatatatatatatatatatactgtatatgtatatatatatatatatatatatatatatatatatatatactcacacacacacatatatatatatatatatatataatataaaatatatataaatttgaataatttttgtttGGGATACTAAGACAATATAACcataaacttagagagagagagagagagagagagagagagagagagagagagagagagagagagagagagagagagagagagactccatatgTCGACCGATCATTCCTGATACAATGATATTCACCCTAATAAATCGAACAAGGAAAAAAATTGCAGAGTTTAAGATGCGATGTGAAATGTGGGCGAGGTGGGGCAATACGTACGCCTTTTAAGGTCACCTTCTCTTAACTGGCAACTCAGGGCGTTGCATAATTTTGAGAGAGATATATAGGCGTAGCGCCCACAAACTGCATCGATACTTTAGCCGAAACTCCAACATGAAGTTTGTAAGTATCCCTTGGTGATCACTTGTGAAAAATTCGTTGCACTTGGAGGGAAATTTATAGAGCAAGTTAATAAATATTTGATCACTAATTTGATACACCTCGTGTTGAAATTTGGACACAGCATTTGAGGTGGCTGAGAAAACATGgcattttttaaagttattaaaatgaTTGGACttatacatttaaaaataaatgtatatatatggaagGTATCAATTGTCATCAGCATCAATCAACAccattttaaaaacttttattttattattaggtCGTCATTTTCGCCTCCCTGACTGCAGTGGTCCTGGCTGCGCCCCAGTACAGCTATGGAAGAGGCGGCGGAGACTCCAGCGAGGAGATCCCCATCATCAGGGACGACCGCGATCGGGATGACTACGGAAGGTACAGCGTCAACGTCGAAACCGCCAACGGAATCGAACTCGCCGATGCTGGAACTCCTGACGGACCCAAAGGCACCGTTGTCTCGTCTGGATTCTTCTCGTAAGATTTGTTTTATGATATTATATAAAATTACTTCTACCCTTGTGTATGGAAAGAGTCACATTTGAAATAGATTTAAAGAGTTCTTACTTGTATTTGGTAGACATAAAGTTTCTATAGATGTTCTTACACAATCTTGTGTATTGTCTTTACAGATACACCTCCCCAGAAGGTATTCCAGTCCACGTAAAATACGTTGCCAACGAAAACGGCTTCCAGCCCCAGTCCGACCTGCTGCCAGTGGCTCCCGAATTCCCCCACCCAATTCCCCAGTTTGTCCTCGACCAGATCGCCTTCGCCGCTGAGGAAGACAGACGCAGCAGTTCCTCCAGATCTTCCTCAGGATCCTATGCTCCTCCACCTCCTCGTTACAACTAGGCTATTAAACTTCATTGTTGGAATGTGAAACGAACGAAAGTATTTATTATACAATGTTAATAAAAATGATATGAAAGTAACCATCTTTCATTTTATGAGTAATTAAAAGAGACCCAACCTTTTTAATCAGTGATTATTTATCTTAGAGTCTGAGGCAACTGAATTTAACATtgtttgagaaaaaataaattccTCTAGCTTACTTTTTTTCGTAACTCAAGTAATaggattttaaagataattttctaaacaaaatcTCAAATCCAGAATATGCATGCGACAGTACAAGTTACCTAAgacattttattcctttttaaaagtaattatatgtgtggtaaaatttttatttccttcttttcttggTTTCATCAGTCgtctgaagttaaaaaaaaaatatcctttgactTCTCATTCATTAGTTGTTAATTTCTTTGTAAATCTTGGTAAAGAATGATAAAATTGTTATTCAAATCAATGTAGGTAAAACACAAATCCTTTTATCAGTATTAGCCATCTCCCTGCTGACAAAGTTACTTTTTGGCGCCGTGAATTGGACAAGTACACCattaatctatatataaaaaagtgtTCATAAAACGAACATAGCGTACAGGAACTTGGAATCTCCAAGTTGTGCAAACAGTGGCAAAGTAGTGCATTCTTATCTGGGATTTTTTTATGTTAATCAGTGAATAAACTTTATTCTTTATAAGAACTGAAATTACGGATTTATAAGATTATTCTAAATTACAATCATGTTTGATACTCATAATCACCCCTGAAATATCTCTGATTCTATGGCCTATTATTCAAGATATAGTTCTTAGAACATGGCTGAGCACATACCAAACTGGAACACAGGTCTTGACTACTATAGATTAAACTCCCTCCTATTTTATCCTTGTTTAGACCGATTTCCGCTCATATTTGTTACATGAAGTCTGATGTAAGTGTCAAAATGCTTTAAGCTTCACAAGTAATTTCCTAGTTAATGtagtttcaaaactattattatttactattattattactatccaagctacaaccccagttggaaaagcaagatgctataagcccaggggctccaacagggaaaaatagcccagtgaggaaaggaaataaggaaataaataaatgaagagaacaaattaacaataaatccttctaaaaaaagtATTATCTGGAACAATGTCTCTTTCCAGTCGTTGATGAAATATCAAATTCTTTgtagggattttttattttttttttccaaatgtcaTCATTTATGGACATTTCttcacaacattttttttttcttttgccgtcATTTTTAGCGCTTTAGATCTCTTGTTATTCAGTTAATTCAATTACAAAAGATCGATAAGACAAAAAAAATATCGATGTCAATTAGAATTAAATGCCAAACACTTTCCTTGAACGTTTGCGtttctaacaataaaaaaaaccctccagagagagagagagagagagagagagagagagagagagagagagagagagagagagagagagagagagagagagagagagagagatatttaagtaggaaaataagaattttgttaggttcgaaaaatatatcaataaagaaTCATGGGCAACGAGAGGGGTATATTGCCTTACTGAAAATAAGATAATTGAATTAAGTAGAAGTGGTTTCAAACTTATCATATTTGGGGATATATCCATTTAGAACAAAAACTGatttcataacaaaataaaaaaaacaaaaaagaggaaCATCTATTTATGGAAAACAAGTATCAAGTACACTGaatttataaatcaaaataagGGTATTAGAATAACATGATTAGAGATAAATGTAACTAAGAATTGCTAATCAAAATGAAATTGCATGGAAATACTCATAGGACTTATTAGAAGAATTAGAAAAATTTAATGGCGTGATTAAATTGTAATAAATATCACTAACTTTCGAACATATATGACATAACTTGACTAGGAGTCACCGAAACCTAAAATCCTGCACGAGTTAACCATAAGAATACAAGAGTGAACGTTCCCTTTGGGAGTGAAAATCTTAGGCGATGGTTTTCTGATTGTGGATCCTGCTTGTCACTGTTGGAAAGAAAGAAACCAACAACACGATTACTTTTAGTTAAGATGTATAGATGCTGAAATGCTGCTTACATCCTGATAGGCGAGGGGCATCCCAAAGTTAGCACAGAGAGAACTAAGGAAAATGGAAGCAATTCTCTTTCCTGCTTTTGACGGATTTAAAAAACCTTAtgaagattttacttttttttttggtatcgtGAAGTTTGTCGAGAAATAATGCATGCAATCGGAGATAACACCAAAAATATCACAATACTAAGTGATGAAGTCAAGTACGTAAAAAGAATTCAAATATTGTTCATTCTGAGAAAATCTGTAATAATCTACAAGCAGACAGTATGTTGGACAATGCACCAGACCCCCGTTGGGATACTACAGCAAAAGAGTTACTGAGTCGTTTCTTTGCTTACTTATTCATCGAATAGCCTGCCCTTTACTTCGCACATTCTCCTATTTCTTGTACACTTGATAACAGTAAGACAACCGAAGAATCGTTTTAGTGCACTGTatttgtacagtggctactttccagttggtaagggtagtagaaacCCTAGCTCTctaaagaagctcttctaggagaaagacactccaaaatcaaaccattgttctctagtctttggtagtgccatagcctctgcaccatggtcttgcactgtcttgggttagagttctcttgcttgagggcacatctAGGCACGCTATCAGTTTTCTTTTATCCTCtattccctgggctattttccctattagagcccttggtcatatagggtgctgcttttctaactagggttgtagcttagctaataataataataataataataataataataataataataataataataataatgataataataataataataatcttaagaaaatatttccttaattttcatctttttttttttttttttaatacttaattCTTGAGCAGGAGTTCTATTTCTAGTCTGCCATCACTCTTCTTTTATCTCTACATTACCCCACTTTAACTTTAGACACGGACATGACA
Protein-coding regions in this window:
- the LOC137619705 gene encoding cuticle protein AM1159-like, which codes for MKFVVIFASLTAVVLAAPQYSYGRGGGDSSEEIPIIRDDRDRDDYGRYSVNVETANGIELADAGTPDGPKGTVVSSGFFSYTSPEGIPVHVKYVANENGFQPQSDLLPVAPEFPHPIPQFVLDQIAFAAEEDRRSSSSRSSSGSYAPPPPRYN